In one window of Rathayibacter caricis DSM 15933 DNA:
- a CDS encoding metal ABC transporter ATP-binding protein, translating into MRGAGLRFGSRELWGGVDLDVQAGEFVAVLGANGSGKTSLLKAVLGQQPLSTGELQVLGAPVHRGNRRIGNAHIGYVPQQKLADDGTPLRARDLIGLGIDGHRFGLPLPSRARREQVDALLAAVGATDYADAPLGSLSGGEQQRVRVGQALAGDPALLLCDEPLIALDLAHQRAVSELIDRHRRERNLGVLFVTHDVNPVLRMVDRVLYLAGGRFRIGTPDEVLRSEVLSDLYDAPVDVIRARGRIIVVGAPDHSHVHEHEAEHRHGSEHRHEPERRREHRHDTPEERA; encoded by the coding sequence ATGCGCGGCGCGGGCCTCCGCTTCGGCTCCCGCGAGCTGTGGGGCGGAGTCGACCTCGACGTGCAGGCGGGCGAGTTCGTCGCCGTGCTCGGCGCGAACGGATCCGGCAAGACCAGCCTGCTGAAGGCGGTCCTGGGCCAGCAGCCGTTGAGCACGGGCGAGCTGCAGGTGCTCGGCGCCCCCGTGCACCGCGGCAACCGCCGCATCGGCAATGCGCACATCGGTTATGTCCCGCAGCAGAAGCTCGCCGACGACGGCACTCCGCTGCGCGCCCGCGACCTCATCGGGCTCGGGATCGACGGCCACCGATTCGGATTGCCGCTGCCTTCTCGCGCCCGCCGCGAGCAGGTCGACGCCCTGCTCGCCGCCGTCGGGGCGACCGACTACGCCGACGCCCCGCTCGGCAGCCTGTCCGGAGGCGAGCAGCAGCGCGTCCGCGTCGGCCAGGCCCTCGCGGGCGACCCGGCGCTCCTGCTCTGCGACGAGCCTCTGATCGCCCTCGACCTCGCGCACCAGCGCGCGGTCAGCGAGCTGATCGACCGGCACCGGCGGGAGCGCAACCTCGGCGTCCTCTTCGTGACGCACGACGTGAATCCGGTGCTGCGGATGGTCGACCGCGTGCTGTACCTCGCCGGCGGTCGGTTCCGCATCGGCACGCCCGACGAGGTGCTGCGATCGGAGGTCCTCAGCGATCTGTACGACGCGCCCGTCGACGTGATCCGCGCCCGCGGCCGGATCATCGTGGTCGGCGCCCCCGACCACTCGCACGTGCACGAGCACGAGGCGGAGCACCGGCACGGATCGGAGCACCGGCACGAGCCCGAGCGCCGGCGCGAGCACCGCCACGACACCCCGGAGGAGCGCGCCTGA
- a CDS encoding metal ABC transporter permease has translation MDDVWSQIFDFSDYGALLALLRNSVIAGAVLGVVGGLIGVFVMSRDMAFAVHGISELSFAGASAGLLLGIGVVQGSIVGSLVAALLIGLLGSRARDRNSIIAVLMPFGLGIGILCLALYPGRSANKFGLLTGQIVAVDDPQLGWLIAISVVVVIGLALIWRPLTFASVDADVAAARGVPTRALSIVFMLLLGLAVAVSVQVVGSLLVLAILVTPAAAALRISASPVIVPLLSTLFAVGSLVGGILLALGGSVPISPYVTTISFTIYVVCRIAGRRGVRRRRSPALAGAGV, from the coding sequence ATGGACGACGTCTGGTCGCAGATCTTCGACTTCTCGGACTACGGAGCCCTGCTGGCGCTGCTGCGGAACTCGGTCATCGCCGGCGCCGTCCTCGGCGTGGTCGGCGGGCTGATCGGCGTCTTCGTGATGTCGCGCGACATGGCCTTCGCGGTGCACGGCATCAGCGAGCTGTCCTTCGCGGGCGCCTCCGCGGGACTGCTGCTCGGGATCGGAGTGGTGCAGGGCTCGATCGTCGGCTCGCTCGTCGCGGCGCTGCTGATCGGCCTGCTCGGCTCCCGGGCCCGCGATCGCAATTCGATCATCGCTGTGCTCATGCCGTTCGGCCTGGGCATCGGGATCCTCTGCCTCGCGCTCTACCCGGGGCGCAGCGCGAACAAGTTCGGCCTGCTCACGGGGCAGATCGTCGCGGTCGACGACCCCCAGCTCGGCTGGCTCATCGCGATCTCGGTCGTCGTCGTGATCGGCCTCGCGCTGATCTGGCGCCCGCTGACCTTCGCCAGCGTGGACGCCGACGTGGCGGCGGCCCGCGGAGTGCCGACCCGAGCGCTCTCGATCGTCTTCATGCTGCTGCTCGGGCTGGCCGTGGCCGTGTCGGTGCAGGTCGTCGGCTCGCTCCTGGTGCTCGCGATCCTGGTGACGCCGGCCGCCGCCGCCCTGCGGATCTCGGCGTCGCCGGTGATCGTGCCGCTGCTGAGCACGCTCTTCGCGGTCGGGTCGCTGGTCGGCGGGATCCTGCTGGCGCTGGGCGGCTCGGTGCCGATCAGCCCGTACGTGACGACGATCTCGTTCACGATCTACGTCGTCTGCCGGATCGCCGGGCGGCGGGGAGTCCGGCGTCGCCGCTCACCGGCGCTCGCCGGGGCGGGGGTATAG
- a CDS encoding Fur family transcriptional regulator: MVKRNTWQREAVREALTGRDDFVSAQGLHSALHASGSPIGLATVYRALADLAVEGEADSLQSPDGESLYRACTPGTHHHHLICRRCGLTVEIAADEVETWARSVAGQHGFTDAHHVVDVFGLCAECTRATAD; the protein is encoded by the coding sequence GTGGTCAAGCGGAACACGTGGCAGAGGGAAGCGGTGCGCGAGGCGCTGACCGGGCGCGACGACTTCGTCAGCGCGCAGGGGCTGCACAGCGCGCTGCACGCGTCCGGATCGCCGATCGGCCTGGCGACGGTGTACCGCGCGCTCGCCGACCTCGCGGTCGAGGGCGAGGCCGACTCGCTGCAGTCGCCCGACGGCGAGAGCCTCTACCGGGCCTGCACTCCGGGCACGCACCACCACCACCTGATCTGCCGGCGCTGCGGGCTGACCGTGGAGATCGCGGCCGACGAGGTCGAGACCTGGGCGCGCTCCGTCGCGGGCCAGCACGGCTTCACGGACGCGCACCACGTCGTCGACGTGTTCGGCCTCTGCGCCGAGTGCACGCGGGCGACCGCGGACTGA
- a CDS encoding asparaginase domain-containing protein, translated as MTDRILVLTTGGTIDKEYSLAGELVIGAPTVPRLLEPVLSTLEFRIEEVLAKDSLDLDDDDRALIRQRVLEAEEDRIVLTHGTDTMTATAEAIGTVRDRVVVLTGAMQPARMRDSDASFNLGAAVAAVQLLPPGVYVAMSGRVLPAGAVVKDRAAGVFLPA; from the coding sequence GTGACAGATCGCATCCTCGTCCTCACCACCGGCGGCACGATCGACAAGGAGTACTCGCTCGCGGGCGAGCTCGTGATCGGCGCGCCGACCGTCCCGCGCCTGCTCGAGCCCGTGCTCTCGACGCTCGAGTTCCGCATCGAGGAAGTGCTCGCGAAGGACAGCCTCGACCTCGACGACGACGATCGCGCCCTCATCCGGCAGCGGGTCCTCGAGGCGGAGGAGGACCGCATCGTCCTCACGCACGGCACCGACACCATGACCGCCACGGCCGAGGCGATCGGGACCGTCCGCGACCGCGTGGTGGTGCTGACCGGAGCGATGCAGCCGGCGCGGATGCGCGACAGCGACGCGTCCTTCAACCTCGGCGCCGCGGTGGCCGCTGTGCAGCTGCTGCCGCCGGGCGTCTACGTCGCGATGAGCGGCCGGGTCCTGCCCGCTGGAGCGGTCGTGAAGGACCGCGCGGCCGGCGTCTTCCTGCCGGCGTAG